In one Palaemon carinicauda isolate YSFRI2023 chromosome 25, ASM3689809v2, whole genome shotgun sequence genomic region, the following are encoded:
- the LOC137619183 gene encoding uncharacterized abhydrolase domain-containing protein DDB_G0269086-like, with translation MYKDYSTNLQDKGKIKATYTTKLQDKGKIKATYTAKLQDKGKIKATYTAKLQDKGKIKATYTAKLQEKRKIKATYTAKLQDKGKIKATYTAKLQEKRKIKATYNAKLQDKGKIKATYTAKLQEKRKIKATYTAKLQDKGKIKATYTTKLQDKGKIKATYTTKLQEKRKIKATYTAKLQEKRKIKATYTAKLQDKGKIKATYTAKLQDKGKIKATYTAKLQDKGKIKATYTAKLQDKGKIKATYTAKLQDKGKIKATYTAKLQDKGKIKATYTAKLQDKGKIKATYTAKLQDKGKIKATYTAKLQDKGKIKATYTAKLQDKGKIKATYTAKLQDKGKIKATYTTKLQDKGKIKATYTTKLQDKGKIKATYTTKLQEKRKIKSNV, from the coding sequence ATGTACAAAGATTACTCTACAAATCTACAAGATAAAGGAAAGATCAAAGCTACGTACACTACAAAACTACAAGATAAAGGAAAGATCAAAGCTACGTACACTGCAAAACTACAAGATAAAGGAAAGATCAAAGCTACGTACACTGCAAAACTACAAGATAAAGGAAAGATCAAAGCTACGTACACTGCAAAACTACAAGAAAAACGAAAGATCAAAGCTACGTACACTGCAAAACTACAAGATAAAGGAAAGATCAAAGCTACGTACACTGCAAAACTACAAGAAAAACGAAAGATCAAAGCTACGTACAATGCAAAACTACAAGATAAAGGAAAGATCAAAGCTACGTACACTGCAAAACTACAAGAAAAACGAAAGATCAAAGCTACGTACACTGCAAAACTACAAGATAAAGGAAAGATCAAAGCTACGTACACTACAAAACTACAAGATAAAGGAAAGATCAAAGCTACGTACACTACAAAACTACAAGAAAAACGAAAGATCAAAGCTACGTACACTGCAAAACTACAAGAAAAACGAAAGATCAAAGCTACGTACACTGCAAAACTACAAGATAAAGGAAAGATCAAAGCTACGTACACTGCAAAACTACAAGATAAAGGAAAGATCAAAGCTACGTACACTGCAAAACTACAAGATAAAGGAAAGATCAAAGCTACGTACACTGCAAAACTACAAGATAAAGGAAAGATCAAAGCTACGTACACTGCAAAACTACAAGATAAAGGAAAGATCAAAGCTACGTACACTGCAAAACTACAAGATAAAGGAAAGATCAAAGCTACGTACACTGCAAAACTACAAGATAAAGGAAAGATCAAAGCTACGTACACTGCAAAACTACAAGATAAAGGAAAGATCAAAGCTACGTACACTGCAAAACTACAAGATAAAGGAAAGATCAAAGCTACGTACACTGCAAAACTACAAGATAAAGGAAAGATCAAAGCTACGTACACTGCAAAACTACAAGATAAAGGAAAGATCAAAGCTACGTACACTACAAAACTACAAGATAAAGGAAAGATCAAAGCTACGTACACTACAAAACTACAAGATAAAGGAAAGATCAAAGCTACGTACACTACAAAACTACAAGAAAAACGAAAGATCAAATCAAACGTTtag